One Lysinibacillus sp. OF-1 DNA segment encodes these proteins:
- the fliY gene encoding flagellar motor switch phosphatase FliY codes for MSDEMLSQEEIEALLRGETLEDKNSDTAASSNDETNDLRVEDYLDSFAQDALGEVGNISFGSSATALSALLGQKVDITTPSISMINRNKLEEEFPHPYVAVQVEYTIGLTGMNLLVIKQSDAAIIADLMLGGDGLNPKPDLGEIQLSAVQEAMNQMMGSAATSMSTVFNKKVDISPPTIDLMNISQDEGRDNIPEDDLLVKVSFRLRIGNLIDSNLMQLLPLKFSQNIVKSLLGETESIEEPVAATIAPEAPSIAAPPVQQQAPVTPPPAQPVYQQQTAPTQQPIYQEQPQFTQPARPAQPVNVQQAQFASFDPNVISQSEARNLNMLLDIPLQVTVELGRTKRSVKEILELSSGSIIELDKLAGEPVDILVNSRLIAKGEVVVIDENFGVRITDVLSQAERLNNLR; via the coding sequence ATGAGTGATGAAATGCTCTCCCAAGAAGAAATTGAAGCGTTATTAAGGGGCGAGACGTTGGAAGATAAAAACAGCGACACTGCAGCTTCTTCAAATGATGAGACTAATGATTTAAGAGTTGAGGATTACCTTGATTCGTTTGCACAAGATGCATTAGGTGAGGTAGGTAACATTTCTTTCGGAAGTTCTGCTACAGCACTTTCTGCGTTATTAGGTCAAAAAGTAGATATTACTACTCCAAGTATTTCCATGATAAACCGTAATAAATTAGAAGAGGAGTTTCCTCATCCTTATGTGGCTGTACAAGTGGAATATACGATTGGTTTAACAGGTATGAATTTACTTGTTATTAAACAATCGGATGCAGCCATTATTGCTGATTTAATGTTAGGTGGCGATGGTTTAAATCCGAAGCCAGACTTAGGTGAAATTCAACTAAGTGCTGTTCAAGAGGCTATGAACCAAATGATGGGTTCAGCGGCAACATCGATGTCGACTGTATTTAATAAAAAAGTGGATATTTCTCCACCGACTATTGATTTAATGAATATTTCACAGGATGAAGGCCGTGACAATATTCCAGAAGACGATTTATTAGTTAAAGTATCCTTTAGACTACGCATTGGTAATTTAATTGATTCAAATTTAATGCAATTATTACCGCTTAAATTTAGTCAAAACATTGTAAAATCTCTTTTAGGTGAAACAGAGTCTATTGAAGAACCCGTAGCTGCAACGATTGCCCCTGAGGCACCATCAATTGCAGCGCCACCAGTTCAACAACAAGCACCTGTAACACCACCACCTGCACAACCAGTATATCAACAGCAGACAGCACCAACGCAGCAACCTATTTATCAAGAGCAACCACAGTTTACGCAACCAGCAAGACCTGCACAACCTGTGAATGTGCAACAAGCACAGTTTGCTAGCTTTGATCCAAATGTAATCTCTCAATCTGAAGCTAGAAATTTAAATATGCTACTTGATATTCCATTGCAAGTTACTGTAGAGTTAGGACGTACGAAACGTTCTGTTAAAGAGATTTTAGAACTATCGAGTGGTTCAATTATTGAGCTAGACAAATTAGCGGGGGAGCCTGTTGATATTTTAGTCAATAGTCGTTTAATCGCTAAAGGTGAAGTCGTTGTTATTGATGAAAACTTTGGTGTCCGTATTACAGATGTTTTAAGTCAAGCAGAGCGTTTAAATAATTTAAGATAG
- a CDS encoding response regulator, with the protein MSKRILIVDDAAFMRMMIKDILSKNGFEVVGEAADGLQAVEKYNELKPDLVTMDITMPEMDGIAALKAIKGTDPSATVIMCSAMGQQAMVIDAIQAGAKDFIVKPFQADRVIEAIQKALG; encoded by the coding sequence ATGTCTAAAAGAATTTTAATTGTAGACGACGCTGCATTTATGCGCATGATGATCAAGGATATTTTATCAAAAAATGGATTTGAAGTTGTTGGAGAGGCAGCAGATGGCTTACAGGCTGTTGAAAAGTACAATGAATTAAAACCCGATTTAGTAACAATGGATATCACAATGCCTGAGATGGACGGTATTGCGGCTCTTAAAGCGATTAAGGGAACAGATCCAAGTGCAACTGTAATTATGTGTTCAGCCATGGGACAACAAGCAATGGTAATCGATGCAATTCAAGCTGGCGCGAAAGACTTTATCGTGAAGCCTTTCCAAGCAGATCGTGTAATTGAAGCGATTCAAAAAGCACTGGGATGA
- the fliM gene encoding flagellar motor switch protein FliM — translation MAGDVLSQSEIDALLSAISTGEMSADDIKKEDEGRKVKVYDFKRALRFSKDQIRSLTRIHENFARLLTTFFSAQLRSYVQITVASVDQIPFEEFVRSIPNMTLINVFEVPPLDGNILMEINPNIAYSMLDRLMGGSGASHSNVDNLTEIETKIMTNLFERSFDNLREAWENVAEIDPILVELEVNPQFLQMISPNETVVVISLNTIIGETSGMINICIPHVVLEPIVPNLSVRYWMQTNTKEMSPEQTKMLETRVKQAQLPLSVELGLSDITIEDFLTMQIGDVIQLDQKIEDPLILKVGTLPKFTVQPGKQGKKLAIQIIDPLKGGDEDE, via the coding sequence ATGGCAGGAGATGTGTTATCTCAATCCGAGATAGATGCGCTGCTTTCCGCTATATCAACTGGGGAAATGTCAGCTGACGATATAAAAAAGGAGGACGAGGGACGTAAGGTTAAAGTTTATGACTTTAAACGAGCACTTCGATTCTCAAAAGATCAAATCCGAAGTTTGACCCGAATACACGAAAACTTTGCACGACTATTGACAACCTTCTTTTCTGCACAGCTTAGAAGCTATGTACAGATTACGGTTGCATCGGTAGACCAAATACCATTTGAAGAGTTTGTACGTTCGATTCCGAATATGACACTCATTAATGTGTTTGAAGTGCCACCATTAGATGGTAATATATTGATGGAAATAAATCCGAACATTGCCTATTCCATGTTAGATCGTCTAATGGGCGGTAGTGGGGCAAGTCATAGTAATGTAGATAACTTAACAGAAATTGAAACAAAGATTATGACAAACCTTTTTGAACGCTCATTCGACAATTTACGCGAGGCATGGGAAAATGTTGCAGAAATTGATCCAATATTAGTGGAGCTTGAAGTAAATCCACAATTTTTACAAATGATCTCACCAAATGAAACAGTGGTCGTAATTTCGTTAAATACGATTATTGGTGAGACAAGCGGTATGATTAACATCTGTATCCCGCATGTTGTGTTGGAGCCTATTGTTCCAAATCTATCTGTTCGCTACTGGATGCAGACAAATACAAAAGAGATGTCTCCAGAGCAAACAAAAATGCTGGAAACACGTGTGAAACAAGCACAATTACCACTTTCAGTTGAACTGGGTCTGTCGGACATTACCATTGAGGATTTCCTTACAATGCAAATTGGTGATGTTATACAATTAGATCAAAAAATCGAAGATCCATTAATACTGAAAGTTGGAACATTGCCAAAATTCACGGTTCAACCAGGTAAGCAAGGCAAAAAATTAGCAATCCAGATTATCGACCCTTTGAAAGGAGGAGACGAAGATGAGTGA